Proteins encoded together in one Lagopus muta isolate bLagMut1 chromosome 3, bLagMut1 primary, whole genome shotgun sequence window:
- the MC2R gene encoding adrenocorticotropic hormone receptor: protein MSTEIPSNLIKHAGQTSIPSLKNITDFSLNITDCNQVVVPEEVFFTVAAAGILENLLVLVAVIRNKNLHLPMYFFICSLAISDMLGSLYKTLENIFIILCKMGYLTRRGDFEKKLDDAMDSMFILSLLGSIFSLLAIAADRYITIFYALRYHNIMTVRRALVILAIIWTFCAGSSIVIALFSHEIATVIPFTILFPLMMFFILCLYIHMFLLARSHAKKIASLPTSAVHQRTNMKGAITLTIFLGVFLCCWAPFVLHILLARFCPHNPYCACYMSIFHVNGTLIMCNAIIDPMIFAFRSPELRSTFKKMFCCARHNWNW, encoded by the coding sequence ATGAGCACTGAGATACCTTCCAACCTAATCAAACATGCAGGGCAGACAAGCATTCCATCTCTCAAAAATATAACagatttttccttaaatatcactGACTGCAACCAGGTCGTGGTGCCAGAGGAAGTCTTTTtcactgttgctgctgctggcatACTAGAAAATCTACTTGTCCTTGTCGCTGTcatcagaaataagaatttgcACTTGCCCATGTACTTCTTCATTTGTAGCTTAGCCATTTCAGACATGTTAGGCAGCTTGTACAAAACTCTGGAGAACATCTTTATTATCTTGTGCAAAATGGGGTACCTGACACGTCGTGGGGACTTTGAGAAAAAGCTGGATGATGCCATGGACTCCATGTTCATTCTGTCTTTACTGGGGTCCATTTTCAGCTTGCTAGCTATTGCAGCAGACAGATACATCACTATCTTCTATGCTTTGCGGTACCATAATATAATGACAGTACGAAGGGCTTTGGTCATCTTGGCAATCATTTGGACATTCTGTGCTGGCAGTAGCATTGTCATTGCCCTCTTCTCCCATGAAATCGCTACAGTCATTCCCTTCACCATCCTGTTCCCTTTAATGATGTTTTTTATACTGTGCCTCTATATCCATATGTTCCTCCTAGCCCGATCTCATGCTAAAAAGATTGCCTCGCTGCCAACCAGTGCAGTCCATCAGAGAACTAACATGAAAGGAGCCATTACACTGACTATTTTCCTTGGAGTCTTCCTTTGCTGTTGGGCCCCCTTTGTTCTTCACATCCTTTTAGCAAGATTTTGCCCACACAACCCTTACTGTGCCTGCTACATGTCCATTTTCCATGTGAATGGGACCCTCATAATGTGCAATGCAATCATCGATCCTATGATTTTTGCATTCCGAAGTCCAGAATTACGAAGTACGTTTAAGAAGATGTTTTGCTGTGCCAGGCATAACTGGAACTGGTAG